The Qipengyuania oceanensis genome includes the window TCGCTCCGCAGTCTACCGTCACGATCAGGCTGGAGCCTTGCTCGGCGAGACTGACGAGCGCTTCCCCGCTGGGTCCGTAACCCTCGAGCAGGCGGTCCGGAATGTAGTAGCGCGCATCGTGGCCGAGCGCCCGGAAAAGCCGGATCAGCAGGGCAGCACTCGTGGCCCCGTCGACGTCGTAGTCGCCATAGACCGTGATCGCCTCGCGCGAGAGGATCGCCTGTGCGATGCGCTCAGCCGCGAGGTCCATGTCGCGGAAGATCGACGGGTCGGGCAGGAATCCACGCAGCGTCGGATTGCGATGCCGTTCCAGCTCGTGGTCGGCCACGCCGCGCGATCGCAGCAACTGGGTGACCAGGTCGTCGGAGCCGCCCGCACCATTTCCCAGATCCATGTTGCCGGCTCGCCAGGTCCAGGCCTTGCCCGAGAGCGAGCGCTCGACACCGAACACGAGAGATTTGAGACGGGTTGCCATGGGACATTACTAGTCGACCGGGCGCCCGGGTTAAACAGGCTGGTGATTGACAATCGACAGGCGCGGGGAAATCGTCGCTCCCATGGCGGAAACATCCTCGATCCTGATTGCGTGGCACAGCCGCACCGGAGCAAGCGAAAGCCTCGCTAGAGCCGCAGCGGAAGGGACTGGAAACATGGGCCGGCTACTGCGGGCATCGGCGGTGCAGCCCGAGGACCTGCTGGCAGCTTCGGCCTACGTTTTCGCCTGTCCGGAGAACCTCGCCACAATGAGCGGCGAGATGAAGGAAATGTTCGACCGGTGCTATTACCCCGTGCTGGGCAAGTTGGAGGGACGCCCATACGCCACCTTGATCGCGGCGGGTTCCGATGGCGAGGGCGCGCAACGACAGCTGGACAGGATCGCGACCGGGTGGCGCCTGAGGCGGATAACCGAGCCCCTGATCGCCAACACCGATGCGCAAACTCCCGAACGGATCTACGCGCCCAAACACCTGGACAGTGCCGTAATCCGAAAGGCGCGCGATATCGGTCAGGGGCTGGCGGAAGGGCTCGCCCAGGGCATCTTCTGAAGAGTTGCATCCGATTACGATGAAGTAACTGGCCCGAGACTCGACCCTTGGACCAAAAGTCGGCAAGAGTTCTCTGGACTGGGACAGGGTCACGGCGAATAGGAACGGGGCCATTTCGGACGGGCGTATACAGACTGCCGGGCTGATTTTGCTCTTCGCCAAATCGGACAGGCCAGACCGTGTGGCAATCCGCGCGGCGCTTTCGCGCGTCCCGAATGCATCGATCAGCTTCGATCCCGGTGCCTCCCAGAGCAGCGAGGGGACCAGCTGGTCCGCATCCGGGGAAAACGGAGGTGAAAGCGACGCGAACGCCTGGATGGAGTTGCTGGTCGACGGACTGACGTTCGACCTCGTCGGTCTCGCGCCGGGCCCCCACGTCAGCGGGCCACCTTTCGCATTCCGCATCGATTGTCCGGCGGATATCGAGATCGAGGACTTCGAAGCAATCGGACTGGCGCCCGGTCCCCATCTTGCGGGCGGCGCGAACAGCCTGGTGGTCGCAAAGGCCATGGCCGGGCTTGCGGTTCGCCTCGCCGACGCCGTCGGGAAAGTGGCCGGCTTCTACTGGCTGCCATCGCGCAGCGTCACCGGGCCATCTTTCTTCGCCACCACGGTCAACTCCTGGATCGAAGGCGGGCCGTTTCCCGCGCTCGGCCTGTCGGCTTTCTCTACCGACGAGGACGGGGCGCTGCGCAGCATCGGGCTGTCTTTCTTCACCGGGCAGGAAGTCGTCCTGCCGGTCGAACTTTGCAGCGATCTGGCCAGTGCCACCCGGCTCGCCATGCGGCTGGTGCACCAGCTGGTGTTGCACGGCCCGCTGGAAGAAACACAAGTCATCGTCGGGCCGGACGGCCGCCAACTGGAGTTGAGGCCCGACGGGTCGGGCAATCTCGTTCGCGTGAGACCTATCTGACAGGACAATAAATGGGGTCGCAACCCTTGGCTGCCCGGCCCGGAAGGAGGCGCGGCAGCTTACCCTTTCGCGCGGTCAATCGCCGTGGCGAGCCGACGCATGATGCCGCCTTGCAGCGGCATCACCTGCTGCCGCGTCAGCTGTTGAGAATAGATGCGTTCGCCAAGCTGTTCGAGTGTCTTGTTACGCGCGCGATCGGCTTCGAGGACTTCCGGCTCAACGGCTTGCTGCTACCCGCCAAGGAAGAGGCAGTGCTGCGCCTCGGCCTTCCGCTCCACCGTGGGCCGCACCGCGGTTACAACGCGGTCGTCATCGAGCGTGTCGGACAGATCGAAATAGCCTGGTCGCTCGCCATGCGTCGGGACAGGGAGCGCGCCGGTATCCAAACCTTGCAGCGTCTCGCTGCGCTCCAGCAGGACCTGCGCGCGGAACTCCTCGCACCGTGCGTCGACTACCTGCGGCTTCACGCCAACGATCCGCTGGGCAAGGGTTTCGACTTCTCCGTGCTCGACGACATGGCCGAGCGGCTCTGGTCCGCGACCTAGCTCGCCCAGGAGCGATAGGCAGACTTCGCGTCGAGGGCGGCCTTCGCCTCGTGATACTCGCGCTCCATCCGCGCGACCATGTCCTCGACCGTTCCGACCGCCTTGATCGCGCCGACACCCTGACCCGAGCCCCAGATGTCCTTCCACGCCTTGGCCTTGGTGTTGCCGCCACTGCCGAAATTCATCTTGCTCGGATCGCTTTCGGGGAGATTGTCCGGGTCCATGCCGGCTGCCTCGATGGAGGAGCGAAGATAATTGCCGTGCACGCCGGTGAACAGGTTGGTGTAGACGATGCCGTCCGCACGCCCTTCGACGATGCCGTTCTTGTAGCCTTCGTTCGCGTTCGCTTCCTCGGTCGCGATGAAGGCGCTGCCGATGTAGCCGAAGTCCGCCCCCATTGCCTGCGCGGCAAGCACCGATGCACCGTGCGCGATGGAGCCCGACAGCGCGACGAGCCCGTCGAACCATTCGCGGATCTCGCGCATCAGGGCGAACGGTGACAGCGTGCCTGCATGGCCGCCGGCCCCTGCGGCAACAGGGATCAGCCCGGTCGCACCTTTCTCGATCGCCTTGTGCGCGAAGCGGTCGTTGATGACGTCGTGCATGGTGATCCCACCCCAGTTGCGGACGGCGTCGAACACCTCCTCGCGCGCGCCGAGCGAGGTGATGATCATCGGCACCTGCCACTTCTCGCAAGTCGCCATGTCGGCATCGACCCGG containing:
- a CDS encoding NAD(P)H-dependent flavin oxidoreductase: MTLPAPFDRLRLPIIGSPLFIVSGPELVIAQCKAGIIGSFPALNARPQSLLDEWLHQITEELAKHNRENPDRPAAPFAVNQIIHKSNDRVDADMATCEKWQVPMIITSLGAREEVFDAVRNWGGITMHDVINDRFAHKAIEKGATGLIPVAAGAGGHAGTLSPFALMREIREWFDGLVALSGSIAHGASVLAAQAMGADFGYIGSAFIATEEANANEGYKNGIVEGRADGIVYTNLFTGVHGNYLRSSIEAAGMDPDNLPESDPSKMNFGSGGNTKAKAWKDIWGSGQGVGAIKAVGTVEDMVARMEREYHEAKAALDAKSAYRSWAS
- a CDS encoding flavodoxin family protein — translated: MAETSSILIAWHSRTGASESLARAAAEGTGNMGRLLRASAVQPEDLLAASAYVFACPENLATMSGEMKEMFDRCYYPVLGKLEGRPYATLIAAGSDGEGAQRQLDRIATGWRLRRITEPLIANTDAQTPERIYAPKHLDSAVIRKARDIGQGLAEGLAQGIF
- a CDS encoding AHH domain-containing protein → MGSQPLAARPGRRRGSLPFRAVNRRGEPTHDAALQRHHLLPRQLLRIDAFAKLFECLVTRAIGFEDFRLNGLLLPAKEEAVLRLGLPLHRGPHRGYNAVVIERVGQIEIAWSLAMRRDRERAGIQTLQRLAALQQDLRAELLAPCVDYLRLHANDPLGKGFDFSVLDDMAERLWSAT